The region TTAAGCTGAATCGGATCTGCTTCCACTTTTACATCGGTTAACCTGAATGCAGCGATTAAGGCCATTGTACCGAAGAGAAGATATGGCCAGATCATATATGCCACACCGATTGATGTTAGGACTTTGCCAACAATTAAGGATGAAACCGCGAAACCGATGGAACCCCACATGCGGATGCTGCCAAAATTGACATGTAGTTCATCCGCCCGGCGCTGAGCCAGACTGTCGCCAAGTGCACCAATCGGCGTGGTAAAAAAATAAAATACAGCACCCATAAAGAGAATGGCGATCAATTCATTCATTTGGAAAAACAGCGAACTGCTGATTAATAGCCCAATAATACAGATGATCAGCGTCCATTTAACCGTTTTAAATTTGTCACTCATGTATCCCCAAAATGGTTGCGAAAAAATAGCTGCAAACGGTCCAACCGCAAGCACCCACCCGATTTGGGTACCATCCAATCCTTTGTATCTTAGATATATGGGCAAATAGCTCAAGATAATCGTATTGGTCGCATGAAAACAAAATAATAACATTTTCAACGGTGTTAGCGATTCATTTTTTGACATGCATACGCTCCTTTAGTGCATACGGATATCATATAATACTAACTGTTCAGAATTCAACTGGTGCCAGGTACCCGCGCAATTCTAAATTGCCCAAGTACCTGTCACTCAAGGTTTACTTCCAGTTCGCTGCAATAAATTCATCGCGGCCTGATTCTGCACGGTCTTTCTTGTATTCTTGTTCATTTTTTCGGTAAAAGTCCTGGTGATAATCTTCAGCGGGATAGAAAGTTGTTGCTGGTAAAATCTTGGTCACAATTGGCTTAGAAAATTTTCCGCTTGCTTCCAATTCCTGTTTGGAGACTTCAGCCATCTCTTTTTGTTCCATATCATGGTAAAAGATGGCGGTACGATACGAAGTCCCGCGATCTTGAAATTGGCCGCCGTCATCAGTTGGATCAATCTGTTGCCAATATATCTTTAAAATATCCCGATATGAAAACACAGCCGGATCATACGTAATCTCCACAGCTTCATAATGTCCGGTCGTGCCTGCTTTTACTTCTTCATAGGTTGGATCAACGGTATGGCCGCCAGTATATCCGGAAACAACCTGATGGATACCGTCCCATTGATCAAACGGTTTGACCATACACCAGAAACATCCACCAGCAAAGGTCGCTTTTTTCAGTTCATGATTCATGTTGATACCTCCAAAGATGGATTTACAAATGTTGATTATTTACAGTAAACTAATAGTGTGTTCAAAAAGGAGGATAAAAAGGACCGAGAAGTTCTAGGCGGCGTAGCTTTGAGCACCGGAGTGTACATGAGAGGTACATGAGGAGCGAAAAAGCAAGCCAACGAAGAAATTCGAAGCGTCATTTTTACCGGACTTTTTGAACAACATCTAATAGGAAGACTTCAGTAAACTATATCACAGGTTAGGGGGTTACGCACGATGAATGCACCTTTTGTATATAAATTATTAACAGGGAAAGTGAAAAAAATGGGTGATCCCCAAGCAAAAAAGCCAATGGATCGTGAATGGGAAAGTGCTATGTTTAAACAGCCCATACAGGAAAAAGTTTGGCTGGGAAAAA is a window of Lentibacillus daqui DNA encoding:
- the msrA gene encoding peptide-methionine (S)-S-oxide reductase MsrA, whose amino-acid sequence is MNHELKKATFAGGCFWCMVKPFDQWDGIHQVVSGYTGGHTVDPTYEEVKAGTTGHYEAVEITYDPAVFSYRDILKIYWQQIDPTDDGGQFQDRGTSYRTAIFYHDMEQKEMAEVSKQELEASGKFSKPIVTKILPATTFYPAEDYHQDFYRKNEQEYKKDRAESGRDEFIAANWK